A region from the Nesterenkonia lacusekhoensis genome encodes:
- a CDS encoding ABC transporter ATP-binding protein gives MTQQTPRPAIDVQHLVKRYKHKTAVDGISLEIGAGETFGILGTNGAGKTTTVEMIAGLRRPSEGSVRILGLDPFTDRAQVRQILGVQLQQAYLHGSLTCRELVDLYRSFYPDPLSTEKALSMVELTEKHKTKFDDLSGGQMQRLSIALALIGQPRVVILDELTTGLDPKARRRVWGTIESLTDQTVILVSHAMDEVERLCDRVALIDEGRVIAQGSPHDLREQAGAPTLEDAFVSLTGRDVHDDEEDA, from the coding sequence ATGACACAGCAGACTCCGCGACCGGCCATCGATGTTCAGCATCTGGTCAAGAGATATAAGCACAAGACAGCGGTGGACGGGATCAGCCTGGAGATCGGTGCGGGCGAGACCTTCGGGATCCTGGGCACCAACGGCGCCGGCAAGACCACCACCGTGGAGATGATCGCCGGACTGCGCCGCCCCTCGGAGGGGTCGGTGCGGATCCTGGGACTCGACCCGTTCACCGACCGGGCCCAGGTCAGACAGATCCTAGGAGTGCAGCTGCAGCAGGCGTATCTGCATGGTTCGCTGACCTGCCGCGAGCTGGTGGATCTCTACCGCAGCTTCTACCCCGACCCGCTGAGCACTGAGAAGGCGCTGTCGATGGTGGAGCTGACGGAGAAGCATAAGACGAAGTTCGACGACCTCTCCGGAGGCCAGATGCAGCGGCTCTCCATCGCCTTGGCGCTGATCGGGCAGCCCCGGGTGGTGATCCTCGACGAGCTGACCACCGGGCTGGATCCGAAGGCCCGGCGTCGGGTCTGGGGAACCATCGAGTCGCTGACCGACCAGACGGTGATCCTGGTCAGCCATGCCATGGACGAGGTGGAGCGGCTCTGCGACCGGGTCGCGCTGATCGACGAGGGGCGGGTCATCGCCCAGGGCAGTCCGCACGACCTCAGAGAGCAGGCCGGTGCTCCGACCCTGGAGGACGCCTTCGTCTCTCTGACCGGCAGAGATGTCCACGACGACGAGGAGGACGCCTGA
- a CDS encoding MurR/RpiR family transcriptional regulator, with protein sequence MTPEPENGASLRLPVELCEDRTGNRYLGAPVPPSAMAPWREAFRAQVGEKHARLLEDHKRTRDGAVWDELPDQRRTASPDADLEHHITLITPPELERLGDLPPQLPQTVEVELIGLGKVQDRETESWFVVAESAQAQQVRHQLGFGPHALHVTLGFTAQDIHHLPKDRSALVAAQVRGPDAGGLGETVRQSQPAAVPRVSVRGRISAGLSALQPSEQRVARFAVEEPERIVESTAQQLADLIGVSRTTVVRTCRSLGFTGYPQFRVALARESPAVSEPTDGETGLRAEARRITEGLDHAFDAVREEDVEQLVDRIVQAGRVVVVANGQSAPCAMDLSLRLTAAGRPAEFLADALAQQVSVRLLGQQDLCLAISSSGANDITLRSLQAARESSAHLVLMTSQEESPGAELTDSTLLLVPPSSSFLESLYSLSRLHYTVAVEALAQQVRLRIGLSGQQTVDVLAENIAD encoded by the coding sequence ATGACGCCGGAACCTGAGAACGGTGCCTCCCTCAGGCTCCCCGTGGAGCTGTGCGAGGACCGCACCGGCAACCGATACCTGGGTGCCCCGGTCCCGCCCTCGGCGATGGCACCGTGGCGGGAGGCGTTCCGTGCTCAGGTGGGGGAGAAGCACGCCCGGCTCCTCGAGGATCATAAACGCACCCGCGACGGCGCGGTCTGGGACGAGCTGCCTGATCAGAGGCGTACCGCGAGTCCCGACGCCGATCTGGAGCATCACATCACACTGATCACCCCGCCGGAGCTGGAGCGGCTGGGCGACCTGCCGCCGCAGCTGCCCCAGACCGTGGAGGTCGAGCTGATCGGCCTGGGAAAGGTGCAGGACAGAGAGACTGAGTCCTGGTTCGTGGTGGCTGAGTCTGCTCAGGCCCAACAGGTCCGTCATCAGCTGGGATTTGGCCCGCACGCGCTGCATGTCACCCTGGGCTTCACCGCCCAGGACATCCACCACCTCCCCAAGGACCGCTCTGCCCTGGTGGCTGCCCAGGTGCGGGGGCCCGACGCCGGCGGCTTGGGCGAGACTGTTCGGCAGTCTCAGCCTGCGGCGGTGCCGCGCGTCTCGGTCCGGGGGCGGATCAGCGCCGGGCTGAGTGCCCTGCAGCCCAGCGAGCAGCGGGTGGCCCGCTTCGCAGTGGAGGAGCCTGAGCGGATCGTGGAGTCCACAGCCCAACAGCTGGCGGATCTGATCGGGGTGTCGCGGACCACGGTGGTGCGCACCTGCCGCAGTCTGGGATTCACCGGATATCCGCAGTTCCGAGTGGCTTTGGCCAGGGAGTCTCCGGCCGTCTCTGAGCCAACCGATGGGGAGACCGGCCTGCGGGCGGAGGCTCGGCGCATCACCGAGGGGCTCGACCATGCATTCGACGCGGTCCGGGAGGAGGACGTGGAACAGCTGGTGGACCGGATCGTCCAGGCGGGACGGGTCGTGGTGGTGGCCAACGGGCAGTCGGCCCCCTGCGCGATGGATCTGTCCCTGCGGCTGACAGCCGCCGGACGCCCCGCCGAGTTCCTCGCCGACGCCTTGGCCCAACAGGTGTCTGTGCGTCTGCTGGGGCAGCAGGATCTGTGCCTCGCCATCTCTTCCAGCGGAGCCAACGACATCACCCTGCGCTCGCTGCAGGCGGCCAGGGAGTCGTCGGCGCATCTGGTGCTGATGACCTCCCAGGAGGAGTCCCCGGGCGCTGAACTTACTGACAGCACTCTGCTGCTGGTGCCGCCGTCGTCGAGCTTCCTGGAGTCTCTGTACTCGCTGTCGAGGCTGCACTACACCGTGGCGGTGGAGGCTCTGGCTCAGCAGGTTCGCCTGCGGATCGGCCTGTCCGGTCAGCAGACGGTGGACGTGCTGGCGGAGAACATCGCCGACTGA
- a CDS encoding ABC transporter permease, with the protein MSETTVDVRKPGMRAWTKLIGAEAKMVIRDYAGLIVPLGLPMLILVMQGISIEERGQEIAEGVTVFSYYALPVVISMVVATIAVINMPSFLATYRKTKLLRRLAVTPASPAMVLVAQMVVSFIQVILGISLAFAVAMIFFDADLPLSPLTGLGVLLACCAAMYGLGMIVASIAPTPNSSVAIGLVVFFGIAALGGMFGPAENLPDALQTLGSWLPFGASVEAFQSAWLGETVEAQNWLVLGGSAVVGAGVAAALFRWE; encoded by the coding sequence ATGTCTGAGACCACCGTTGATGTGCGCAAGCCCGGGATGAGGGCCTGGACGAAGCTGATCGGCGCCGAAGCGAAGATGGTGATCCGCGACTATGCCGGGCTCATCGTCCCGCTGGGGCTTCCGATGCTGATCCTGGTGATGCAGGGCATCTCCATCGAGGAGAGGGGACAGGAAATCGCTGAGGGCGTCACCGTCTTCTCCTACTACGCCCTCCCGGTGGTGATCAGCATGGTGGTGGCCACGATCGCGGTGATCAACATGCCCAGCTTCCTGGCCACCTACCGCAAGACCAAGCTGCTGCGACGACTGGCCGTCACGCCTGCCTCTCCGGCCATGGTGCTGGTGGCCCAGATGGTGGTCAGCTTCATCCAGGTCATCCTGGGGATCAGTTTGGCCTTCGCGGTCGCGATGATCTTCTTCGACGCGGACCTGCCGCTGTCCCCGCTCACCGGTCTCGGCGTTCTGCTGGCCTGCTGTGCGGCGATGTACGGGCTCGGCATGATCGTCGCCTCCATCGCTCCGACTCCCAACTCGTCTGTTGCGATCGGGCTGGTGGTCTTCTTCGGCATCGCCGCCCTGGGTGGCATGTTCGGCCCGGCCGAGAACCTGCCGGACGCTCTGCAGACCCTGGGTTCGTGGCTGCCCTTCGGCGCCTCGGTCGAGGCGTTCCAATCAGCCTGGTTGGGTGAGACCGTGGAGGCTCAGAACTGGCTGGTGCTGGGCGGATCGGCCGTCGTGGGAGCCGGCGTCGCCGCAGCACTGTTCCGCTGGGAGTGA
- a CDS encoding carbohydrate ABC transporter permease — MTENAQASWGDRVMVVLAWGAALVWVLPLLLVLIMAFRESATDLDLFSGWTLENITYVWGSADFELFFRNSFILVVALTLTQIVLGVLAAYAFARFRFPGRDVLFFVVLAQLVIYPEIMISENFFMVSRLGLDDTLLGVGLPYAASAFAIFLLRQAFLTVPKELVEAAVMEGMGRLRVLWRVYLPLCRSTVAAFAMVSVSFHWNNFLWPMISTRTNEARPVTVGVVRFMAPESGIDFAALTAGTFIIVTPLLVFFVVMQRQFVQSFMRSGIK, encoded by the coding sequence ATGACAGAGAACGCACAGGCTTCCTGGGGCGATCGGGTCATGGTCGTCTTGGCCTGGGGAGCAGCCCTGGTGTGGGTGCTGCCGCTGCTGCTGGTGCTCATCATGGCCTTCCGCGAGTCGGCCACCGATCTGGACCTCTTCAGCGGGTGGACCCTGGAGAACATCACGTATGTGTGGGGCTCGGCGGACTTCGAGCTGTTCTTCCGCAACAGCTTCATCCTTGTGGTCGCGCTGACTCTGACTCAGATCGTCCTGGGCGTATTGGCGGCCTACGCCTTCGCGCGTTTCCGATTCCCGGGCCGCGATGTGCTGTTCTTCGTGGTGCTGGCCCAGCTGGTGATCTACCCGGAGATCATGATCTCGGAGAACTTCTTCATGGTCTCCCGCTTGGGGCTGGACGACACTCTCCTGGGAGTCGGACTTCCCTACGCCGCCAGCGCCTTTGCGATCTTCCTGCTGCGCCAGGCATTCCTCACTGTTCCCAAGGAGCTGGTCGAAGCCGCGGTCATGGAGGGTATGGGACGGCTTCGGGTGCTCTGGCGGGTCTATCTGCCGCTGTGCCGCTCGACGGTGGCGGCCTTCGCGATGGTCTCGGTCAGCTTCCACTGGAACAACTTCCTGTGGCCGATGATCTCCACCCGCACCAATGAGGCCCGCCCGGTCACGGTGGGTGTGGTGCGGTTCATGGCCCCGGAGTCCGGGATCGACTTCGCCGCTCTGACAGCGGGCACCTTCATCATCGTGACCCCGCTGCTGGTCTTCTTTGTGGTGATGCAGCGGCAGTTCGTGCAGAGCTTCATGCGGTCGGGGATCAAATGA
- a CDS encoding sensor histidine kinase, which produces MDQHQTSAAGQRMRAGQRRFAEQYSGAAILVLCLGLGAVLFFAGEETSIPGVLWLTLLLVCVAGLFVAGDPNRSRRRATAAYSVSVVSSWVLIASLPAQNFGMLVVLLVVVAAVGSYVLPLWATGAVIALNMTVVLIMFLVHDAPLADLGVGVIFYTIIHIAAVLSTYALYRESVLRAELEEKNVELETAGVLLEDSAKAAERLRISRELHDAVGHQLTVLNLELEAAVHRVEQTSAGRDHIQRAQQVAKDLLAEVRGTVGELRRRSPGDLQAHLRRLAAAVPSMDIYVEVGTEQLPELDEQRQEALLRAAQEIITNAVRHAEAQELALTLSLEQGEIVLRGTDDGFPPKTITFGNGLSGLQERVRLLGGELQVTTRPAFTVEVRLP; this is translated from the coding sequence ATGGACCAGCACCAGACCTCGGCAGCGGGGCAGCGGATGAGAGCCGGGCAGCGCCGGTTCGCCGAGCAGTACTCAGGCGCTGCCATCCTGGTCCTCTGCCTCGGCTTGGGTGCTGTGCTCTTCTTCGCCGGGGAAGAGACCTCTATACCGGGAGTTCTGTGGCTGACCCTCCTGCTGGTCTGCGTGGCGGGACTGTTCGTCGCTGGAGACCCCAACCGGTCCCGCCGTCGGGCAACGGCCGCCTACTCAGTCTCAGTGGTGTCTTCCTGGGTCCTGATCGCCAGTCTGCCAGCGCAGAACTTCGGCATGCTGGTGGTGCTGCTGGTGGTCGTCGCCGCAGTGGGAAGCTACGTGCTGCCGCTCTGGGCCACCGGGGCTGTGATCGCCCTGAACATGACCGTCGTGCTCATCATGTTCCTGGTCCATGATGCGCCGCTGGCGGATCTGGGCGTCGGTGTCATCTTCTACACGATCATTCATATCGCGGCAGTGTTGAGCACCTACGCGCTCTACCGGGAGTCAGTGCTGCGGGCCGAACTGGAGGAGAAGAACGTGGAGCTGGAGACCGCCGGAGTGCTGCTGGAAGACTCGGCCAAGGCGGCGGAACGGCTGCGCATCTCCCGAGAGCTCCACGACGCCGTCGGCCACCAGCTCACGGTGCTGAACCTGGAGTTGGAGGCCGCCGTGCACCGCGTGGAACAGACCTCTGCGGGCAGGGACCATATTCAGCGCGCCCAGCAGGTGGCCAAGGATCTGCTGGCCGAGGTCCGCGGCACAGTCGGCGAGCTGCGACGCCGCAGCCCCGGGGACCTGCAGGCCCACCTGCGCCGACTCGCCGCCGCGGTCCCGTCGATGGACATCTACGTGGAGGTCGGAACCGAGCAGCTGCCCGAACTGGACGAACAGCGCCAGGAGGCTCTGCTGCGCGCGGCCCAGGAGATCATCACCAATGCGGTCCGGCATGCCGAGGCCCAGGAGCTTGCACTGACGCTGAGCCTGGAGCAGGGCGAGATCGTGCTGCGCGGCACCGACGACGGCTTCCCGCCCAAGACCATCACCTTCGGCAACGGCCTCTCCGGACTCCAGGAGAGGGTCCGCCTGCTGGGCGGAGAGCTGCAGGTGACCACTCGGCCCGCATTCACC
- a CDS encoding gamma carbonic anhydrase family protein has translation MAHILSVAGATPRIGQGVFLAPTASITGDVVMHDDSSAFYGVSVRGDTDAVEVGEGTNLQDNVVLHTEAGAPTVLGRHVSVGHNAVVHGARVGDHCLIGMSATVLNRAVIGEESLIAAGALVTQGMEIPPRSLVAGVPAKVRRELTEDEVAHLHRNAQTYLRLKEEHLRAEEA, from the coding sequence ATGGCACATATCCTCAGCGTCGCCGGAGCGACGCCGCGCATCGGCCAGGGTGTCTTCCTGGCACCCACCGCGAGCATCACCGGAGACGTGGTCATGCACGACGACTCCTCTGCGTTCTACGGCGTCTCGGTGCGCGGAGACACCGACGCCGTCGAGGTGGGGGAGGGCACCAATCTTCAGGACAACGTGGTGCTCCACACCGAGGCTGGGGCGCCCACGGTGCTGGGCCGGCACGTCTCCGTGGGACACAACGCGGTGGTCCACGGCGCCCGGGTGGGTGACCACTGCCTGATCGGCATGTCGGCCACCGTGCTGAACCGGGCAGTGATCGGGGAGGAGTCGCTGATCGCCGCCGGGGCACTGGTCACTCAGGGGATGGAGATCCCGCCGCGCTCGCTGGTGGCAGGGGTGCCGGCAAAAGTCCGGCGTGAGCTGACCGAGGATGAGGTCGCCCATCTGCATCGCAACGCACAGACCTATCTGCGCCTGAAGGAGGAGCACCTCCGTGCCGAGGAGGCCTGA